A region of Domibacillus sp. DTU_2020_1001157_1_SI_ALB_TIR_016 DNA encodes the following proteins:
- the dgoD gene encoding galactonate dehydratase — MKITKLSLYKVPPRWLFLKIETDEGISGWGEPVVEGRAETVKAAVEELSSLLIGRNPNDIEDLWQTMYRGGFYRGGPILMSAISGIEQALWDIKGKYYNIPVYEMLGGKARQKIKMYSWIGGDRPADVAAAAIEKQKQGFQAVKMNASEEMNYIDSFSKVEKVIERVASIREALGKDFGIGVDFHGRIHKTMAKTLVKELEPYRPMFIEEPVLPENNEALRDIALHTTCPIATGERMYTRWGFKQLLQDGYVDIIQPDLSHTGGILEGKKIAAMAEAYDVAIAPHCPLGPMTLASSIHLDASTPNFIIQEQSLGIHYNEGMDILDYITNPDVFHYENGYVSISDEPGLGIHINEEKVKEAAKTGHDWKNPIWRHEDGSIAEW, encoded by the coding sequence ATGAAAATTACTAAGCTTTCACTATACAAAGTTCCACCAAGATGGCTGTTTTTAAAAATAGAAACAGATGAAGGAATCTCCGGATGGGGAGAACCGGTTGTAGAAGGGCGCGCTGAAACGGTCAAAGCGGCTGTAGAGGAACTCTCCAGCCTGCTCATCGGCCGCAATCCAAACGATATTGAAGATTTGTGGCAGACGATGTACCGCGGCGGTTTTTATAGAGGGGGCCCTATCTTAATGAGCGCGATCTCAGGTATTGAGCAGGCGCTTTGGGATATTAAAGGAAAGTACTACAACATCCCCGTTTATGAAATGCTTGGCGGCAAAGCGCGCCAGAAAATTAAAATGTATTCATGGATCGGTGGAGACCGGCCAGCAGACGTGGCGGCAGCGGCGATCGAAAAGCAAAAGCAAGGATTTCAAGCTGTGAAAATGAATGCTTCCGAAGAAATGAATTACATTGATAGTTTTTCTAAGGTGGAAAAAGTGATCGAGCGGGTCGCGTCAATTCGTGAAGCGCTTGGCAAAGACTTTGGCATCGGTGTTGATTTCCACGGCCGTATTCATAAAACAATGGCGAAAACCCTTGTCAAAGAGCTAGAGCCGTATCGTCCGATGTTTATTGAAGAGCCGGTGCTGCCAGAAAACAATGAAGCACTTCGCGACATTGCGCTTCATACAACATGCCCGATTGCAACGGGTGAGCGCATGTATACGCGATGGGGCTTTAAGCAGCTTCTCCAGGACGGATATGTCGATATTATTCAGCCGGATTTATCCCATACAGGCGGCATTTTAGAAGGGAAAAAAATTGCCGCTATGGCTGAAGCATACGATGTGGCGATTGCGCCGCATTGTCCGCTTGGTCCGATGACACTTGCCTCATCTATTCATTTAGACGCATCGACGCCGAATTTTATTATTCAAGAGCAAAGCCTTGGTATTCATTATAACGAGGGCATGGATATCTTAGACTATATAACCAATCCGGACGTCTTTCATTATGAAAACGGATACGTGAGCATCTCAGATGAGCCGGGTCTTGGCATTCATATTAATGAAGAAAAAGTCAAAGAAGCTGCAAAAACCGGCCATGACTGGAAAAATCCGATCTGGCGCCATGAAGATGGCAGCATAGCGGAATGGTAA
- the gucD gene encoding alpha-ketoglutaric semialdehyde dehydrogenase GucD: MTVTTFETKTYQNFINNEWTASSSDETIESINPATKEVVGLVQKSTEEDLNKAVQAAHEAKKAWRRIGQAARGQFLFKAANILEENLDHIAETMTREMGKTLPEAKGETARGIAILRYYAGEGMRKEGDVIPSSDKDALMFTKRTPLGVVGVITPWNFPVAIPIWKFAPALVYGNTIVWKPATEGAVTAAKVAECFVEAGLPEGVFNFITGSGSVIGQGLIDHPLLNAITFTGSENVGQNVAKSAAARGIKFQLEMGGKNPVIVTKDANIDQAVEAVISGGFRSSGQKCTASSRVIVEEAVYDEFKEKLVEAAEKITVGNGLQEGIWMGPCASESQFNTVTESIEKGQQEGATLIHGGEVLTGGEYDNGFFVTPAIFENVTTDMAIAQEEIFGPVVALIKAADLEEAIDMANDTKYGLSASIFTSNISSLLEFVDEIEVGLVRINAESAGVELQAPFGGMKASSSGSREQGEAAKEFFTAIKTVFIKGS; encoded by the coding sequence ATGACAGTAACTACATTTGAAACGAAAACCTATCAAAACTTTATTAATAACGAATGGACAGCCAGTTCTTCTGATGAAACGATTGAAAGCATTAACCCGGCAACAAAAGAAGTTGTGGGACTTGTACAAAAGTCAACCGAAGAGGATTTGAATAAAGCGGTTCAAGCAGCGCACGAGGCGAAAAAAGCATGGCGGCGGATCGGTCAGGCAGCGCGCGGGCAGTTTTTGTTCAAAGCAGCGAATATTTTAGAAGAAAATCTCGATCATATTGCGGAAACAATGACACGTGAAATGGGTAAAACCCTTCCGGAAGCAAAAGGTGAAACAGCACGCGGTATAGCGATTTTGCGTTACTACGCGGGCGAAGGAATGAGAAAAGAAGGGGATGTGATTCCTTCATCGGATAAAGATGCGCTTATGTTTACAAAGCGTACGCCGCTGGGTGTCGTTGGAGTGATTACACCTTGGAACTTCCCAGTTGCCATTCCGATTTGGAAATTTGCACCGGCTCTCGTTTATGGAAATACGATCGTTTGGAAGCCAGCAACAGAAGGCGCGGTAACAGCAGCGAAAGTTGCTGAGTGCTTTGTCGAAGCGGGATTGCCAGAAGGTGTGTTTAATTTTATTACTGGTTCCGGTTCAGTGATTGGACAAGGGCTGATTGACCATCCTCTTTTAAATGCCATCACGTTTACCGGTTCAGAAAATGTCGGGCAGAATGTGGCAAAATCAGCGGCCGCCCGCGGCATTAAGTTCCAGCTTGAAATGGGCGGGAAAAACCCGGTGATCGTGACGAAAGATGCCAACATTGACCAGGCGGTAGAAGCTGTAATCAGCGGCGGGTTCCGTTCTTCAGGCCAGAAATGCACAGCATCGAGCCGGGTTATTGTAGAAGAAGCGGTCTATGATGAGTTCAAAGAAAAACTTGTGGAAGCGGCTGAAAAAATTACAGTCGGGAACGGCCTGCAAGAAGGAATCTGGATGGGGCCGTGTGCAAGTGAAAGCCAGTTTAATACGGTAACAGAAAGCATCGAAAAAGGCCAACAGGAAGGAGCTACGTTGATTCACGGCGGTGAAGTGCTGACAGGCGGTGAATATGATAACGGATTTTTTGTTACACCGGCCATTTTCGAAAATGTAACAACAGATATGGCAATTGCACAGGAAGAGATCTTTGGACCAGTCGTTGCCCTTATTAAAGCAGCTGATCTTGAAGAAGCCATCGATATGGCCAACGATACAAAATATGGACTGAGCGCGTCGATTTTTACATCGAATATCAGCTCACTGCTTGAATTTGTAGATGAAATCGAAGTAGGCCTCGTTCGGATCAATGCAGAAAGCGCCGGTGTGGAGCTGCAGGCGCCATTCGGCGGCATGAAAGCTTCAAGCTCAGGATCACGCGAGCAAGGTGAAGCGGCCAAAGAATTCTTCACTGCGATTAAAACCGTATTTATTAAAGGATCTTAA
- a CDS encoding dihydrodipicolinate synthase family protein, whose product MTFHGIVPPVVTLFDEAGNLDIPLNKRYLDELLSRNVDGLLLMGSSGEFSSLTIEERKLYVREMIKHINGRVPVMVGVGHSALKEVIELARYAEEQGAAGVLAVSPYYWKLSEEQLYRFFSALASETSLPVFLYNIPMLTGQTLSVELIQKLAAAYPNIAGIKETISDFGHIRQVIASVKKIRPDFLVFTAFDDHLLPGQMIGADGSINGSAVFMPEVSVNLYNAYQQGELHEAERQHQRLSQLMDIYAVCPTFFTAMKEAVHQRWFDQPAGHRAPFDVYPTDLTEKTAAILNIINEKEGVQL is encoded by the coding sequence ATGACTTTTCATGGCATTGTACCACCGGTTGTCACGCTGTTTGATGAGGCGGGAAATTTAGATATTCCTTTGAATAAGCGTTATTTGGATGAGCTTTTGTCACGGAATGTAGATGGACTTCTTTTGATGGGGAGCTCTGGAGAGTTTTCTTCTCTGACGATTGAAGAGAGAAAGCTGTATGTGCGCGAGATGATCAAGCACATTAACGGACGCGTGCCGGTGATGGTCGGTGTCGGCCACTCGGCATTAAAAGAAGTGATTGAACTGGCCCGTTATGCCGAAGAGCAGGGAGCGGCCGGGGTGCTTGCAGTCAGCCCGTACTATTGGAAGCTGTCGGAAGAGCAGCTATATCGCTTTTTCTCTGCTTTAGCATCCGAAACGAGCCTGCCGGTCTTTCTTTACAATATTCCGATGCTGACCGGCCAAACGCTATCCGTCGAGCTTATTCAAAAACTCGCGGCAGCATATCCAAATATTGCGGGCATTAAAGAAACCATCAGCGATTTCGGCCATATCCGCCAGGTCATCGCTTCTGTGAAAAAAATTCGGCCTGATTTTCTCGTCTTTACCGCGTTTGATGATCACCTGCTTCCAGGCCAAATGATCGGCGCAGATGGAAGTATTAATGGAAGCGCTGTTTTTATGCCGGAGGTCTCTGTGAATTTATACAATGCCTATCAGCAGGGCGAGCTGCATGAAGCGGAACGCCAGCATCAGCGCTTATCACAATTAATGGACATTTATGCCGTCTGCCCGACTTTTTTCACAGCGATGAAAGAAGCGGTTCATCAGCGCTGGTTTGATCAGCCGGCCGGACATCGCGCGCCGTTTGATGTGTATCCAACTGATTTAACGGAAAAAACAGCTGCTATTTTAAATATAATAAACGAGAAAGAAGGGGTTCAATTATGA
- a CDS encoding fumarylacetoacetate hydrolase family protein: MRVIRYMNGNQKQLAVVTEENQAVDLPYADFMALVATARSNNKTVFDIIKQSSLEGEGKAIDSLVLTTPIDAPEVWASGVTYKKSKEARNYEATQGKLDRETFYDKVYDAERPEIFFKSTAARTVGPNDPVYLRSDSNWQIPEPELGLVLDKEGNVLGYTVGNDMSCRDIEGENPLYLPQAKMWKNSCSIGPAILLKEAVRDPYELQIICRIFRNDEKVFEGSAHVNQLKRTLDELVQYLVRDNEVFDGTVLLTGTCVVPPNEFTLQDQDQIEIEIPGIGVLINPVKQSETAVQVN; encoded by the coding sequence ATGAGAGTTATTCGCTATATGAATGGAAACCAAAAACAGCTGGCTGTTGTGACCGAAGAAAACCAAGCAGTGGATTTGCCATACGCAGACTTTATGGCACTTGTGGCCACTGCTCGTTCAAATAATAAAACAGTATTTGATATTATAAAACAATCAAGCCTGGAAGGAGAAGGAAAAGCAATCGATTCACTTGTTCTGACCACACCAATCGATGCCCCGGAAGTATGGGCTTCGGGTGTCACATACAAAAAAAGCAAAGAAGCACGCAATTACGAAGCGACACAAGGAAAGCTTGACCGCGAAACGTTTTACGACAAAGTGTATGATGCAGAGCGGCCGGAGATTTTTTTCAAATCAACGGCTGCCCGTACAGTCGGACCGAACGATCCAGTGTACCTTCGTTCAGATTCTAATTGGCAGATCCCAGAGCCGGAGCTGGGCCTGGTACTCGATAAAGAAGGAAACGTACTCGGCTATACGGTCGGCAATGATATGAGCTGTCGTGACATAGAAGGAGAAAATCCGCTTTATTTGCCGCAAGCAAAAATGTGGAAAAATTCCTGCTCCATCGGACCGGCGATTTTATTAAAAGAAGCCGTGAGAGATCCATATGAATTGCAAATTATTTGCAGAATTTTCAGAAACGACGAAAAAGTATTTGAAGGCTCTGCTCACGTAAACCAGCTGAAGAGAACCTTGGATGAACTCGTTCAATATTTAGTGCGTGATAACGAGGTATTCGATGGAACGGTTCTTTTGACAGGTACATGTGTGGTGCCGCCAAATGAATTTACACTGCAGGACCAGGATCAAATCGAAATCGAAATTCCAGGTATCGGCGTTCTGATCAACCCGGTGAAGCAAAGTGAAACAGCGGTCCAAGTAAACTAA
- a CDS encoding UxaA family hydrolase translates to MQFWGYRRPDGRVGVRNHVLILPTITCATQTAQRVTELVSGTVTFIHQHGCAQVGTDYDQTARTYAGMGMNPNVYGVIVLGLGCETHQAHRIGDEIAKCGKPVQTVSIQEHGGTLQTIAEVAKIAVKMVQDASMVQRELCDFSELIIGTECGGSDACSGLSANPAVGRTSDMIVEQGGTAILAETTELIGAEHLLANRAANDQVAKKAYAVIKMMENRSIEMGVDIRTGNPSPGNIEGGLSSLEEKSLGAATKSGTTRLEEVIDYAQQPTKKGLVWMDTPGHDIEQLTGMVAGGAQVVLFTSGRGTPTGSPIAPVIKISTNTPMFERMNENMDLNAGTIVDGKETVAEVGTRIMNEIQSVSNGKLTKSEILKQHDFGIWRIGPTF, encoded by the coding sequence ATGCAGTTTTGGGGATACCGCCGTCCGGATGGACGCGTCGGTGTCCGCAATCATGTTCTCATTTTACCGACCATTACATGCGCAACACAGACCGCTCAGCGCGTAACCGAGCTCGTCAGCGGAACCGTCACTTTTATCCATCAGCACGGCTGCGCACAGGTGGGAACCGACTATGATCAAACAGCTAGAACGTATGCGGGCATGGGCATGAACCCAAATGTATACGGTGTCATTGTGCTTGGACTTGGCTGCGAAACCCATCAGGCTCACCGGATTGGCGATGAAATTGCAAAATGCGGCAAGCCGGTCCAAACGGTTTCGATCCAGGAGCATGGCGGCACGCTTCAAACGATTGCAGAAGTAGCCAAAATTGCGGTGAAAATGGTCCAGGATGCCTCTATGGTTCAGCGTGAGCTGTGCGATTTCAGTGAGCTGATAATCGGAACAGAATGCGGAGGCTCAGATGCATGTTCAGGTCTTTCGGCGAATCCCGCTGTTGGGCGCACGAGCGATATGATTGTAGAGCAGGGTGGTACGGCTATTCTTGCGGAGACAACAGAATTAATCGGTGCTGAACATTTGCTTGCGAACCGGGCAGCGAATGATCAAGTAGCGAAGAAAGCATATGCCGTCATTAAAATGATGGAAAACCGCTCGATTGAAATGGGTGTAGATATTCGGACCGGTAACCCGAGCCCTGGCAATATTGAGGGCGGCCTCAGCTCCTTAGAGGAAAAGTCACTGGGCGCCGCGACTAAATCCGGTACCACAAGGCTGGAGGAAGTCATTGATTATGCACAGCAGCCAACAAAAAAAGGGCTTGTCTGGATGGATACACCAGGGCATGACATTGAACAGCTGACCGGGATGGTGGCAGGCGGCGCCCAAGTTGTGCTGTTTACGAGCGGGCGCGGCACCCCAACCGGTTCGCCGATTGCGCCGGTTATCAAAATTTCAACCAATACACCTATGTTTGAACGAATGAATGAAAACATGGATTTAAATGCCGGCACAATTGTAGACGGGAAAGAAACCGTTGCAGAGGTTGGCACACGGATTATGAATGAGATTCAATCTGTATCAAACGGGAAGCTGACAAAGTCAGAAATCCTGAAGCAGCATGATTTTGGTATTTGGCGGATTGGCCCAACATTTTAA
- a CDS encoding UxaA family hydrolase, producing MSGYKTLYLSSKDSVAVALDEIPAHTEVTVKTDGEERSLTLTEPIRFGHKFAVKPIRQGEDIIKYGEVIGAAVTDIPAGAHVHIHNLEGKRGRGDKIAN from the coding sequence ATGAGCGGATACAAAACGTTATATTTGAGCAGCAAAGACAGTGTGGCAGTTGCACTCGATGAGATTCCTGCACATACAGAGGTGACTGTGAAGACAGATGGCGAAGAACGCTCCCTGACTCTTACAGAGCCGATCCGGTTCGGCCATAAATTTGCGGTCAAACCCATCCGGCAGGGGGAGGACATTATTAAATACGGAGAAGTGATTGGAGCAGCCGTCACAGATATTCCAGCGGGCGCCCATGTTCACATACACAACCTGGAAGGGAAACGGGGAAGAGGTGACAAAATTGCCAACTGA